The Candidatus Zixiibacteriota bacterium genome includes a window with the following:
- a CDS encoding S8 family serine peptidase has protein sequence MMGKAFLAAVFLAALTLIFAGSATAVVVEGADQPEPHIMPGLVTVVLEDDVNVASLSTSFGLASFAVPTLDDVMAKYQVSQARSIFPWEKERPDKNSNKVDFTRYYELKFPENIDLNEVIDALMQNPHIRQAEPVWAMPLAKDPNDPSWTSQYHIVSTNMNLRGAWDIETGSDSIIFAIVDSGVGYLHPDLTDNIWVNPGEDVDGDHVVYDTDDLNGIDDDGNGVVDDLIGYDFFTGFTGITVHPLEDGGTPDPDPIDFNGHGTHCAGIAAAATNNGVNVSSMAGGWFGGHRSFRGIRIMCLRVGASASDGSGYVNSNNCGSAIQYAARNGAKIVSCSWGSSSTTTMNAAMTLVDSADVTICHAAGNDNCNCPDYLDYDPSGIEVLSVASVGSGDVKSSFSNYGVWVDVSAFGESILSTYTYGASHTNTVATQGGTSMACPMVAGLAGLIRSTMPSLTKSQVDSLIESTADDIYGVNPSYDQLLGSGRIDAYNALADLGNAKFSADYTEGQAPLTVNFTDLSPNSPTSWEWTFSDGGSSYDQNPVHTFNDPGIYDVSLVVDDASLLGPGEEHLKNYVWVTADTAHMDSIVAAKGEHIMLPLNLTNTVQIKEIQLNFDMTNSMGITFDSFSVVGTRTEYFNYVQKNVELSNQYYGILFRTDATGAGSNYLQPGSGPIANLYFYVSPSASAGVLEIDTLKLGSKVPRMTTIWGDYYPVNIAGKIVVPSCLRGDMNCDGAIAIDDLVFMVAYMFSGGPAPDPFYVIDVNGSGGLPNIEDLVYLVDYMFNGGPQPPA, from the coding sequence ATGATGGGCAAGGCTTTCCTCGCTGCCGTATTCTTGGCTGCGCTGACCCTGATTTTTGCCGGATCGGCTACAGCAGTGGTAGTTGAGGGAGCGGATCAACCGGAACCTCATATCATGCCCGGGCTGGTTACGGTCGTTCTTGAGGATGACGTAAACGTTGCCAGTCTAAGCACTTCTTTTGGTCTGGCCAGTTTTGCTGTACCGACCCTCGATGATGTCATGGCTAAATATCAGGTTAGTCAGGCACGCAGCATTTTCCCCTGGGAGAAGGAGCGTCCCGATAAGAACTCCAATAAGGTGGATTTTACTCGGTATTACGAGTTGAAGTTCCCCGAGAACATCGACCTCAATGAGGTGATCGATGCTCTCATGCAGAATCCGCATATTCGTCAGGCTGAGCCGGTCTGGGCCATGCCGCTGGCGAAAGATCCTAATGATCCGTCATGGACCAGTCAGTACCACATTGTCAGCACCAATATGAATCTCCGAGGCGCCTGGGACATTGAGACCGGTTCTGATTCAATTATCTTCGCCATAGTTGATTCCGGTGTTGGTTATTTGCACCCCGACTTGACCGACAACATTTGGGTCAATCCCGGTGAAGATGTGGACGGCGACCATGTTGTTTATGATACCGATGATCTGAACGGTATCGACGATGACGGCAACGGAGTTGTCGACGATCTGATCGGTTACGATTTCTTCACGGGATTCACCGGCATTACGGTTCATCCCCTTGAGGACGGCGGTACCCCCGATCCGGATCCGATAGACTTCAACGGTCACGGTACGCATTGTGCCGGTATTGCGGCCGCAGCTACCAACAACGGCGTCAATGTTTCCTCCATGGCCGGAGGCTGGTTCGGTGGTCATCGATCATTCCGGGGCATTCGCATCATGTGTCTGAGAGTTGGCGCCAGCGCCAGCGACGGCAGCGGTTATGTTAACTCGAACAATTGTGGCTCAGCTATCCAGTACGCTGCCCGTAACGGCGCTAAGATAGTATCCTGCTCCTGGGGCTCTTCGAGCACCACAACTATGAACGCAGCTATGACTTTAGTTGACTCCGCCGATGTGACTATCTGCCATGCCGCCGGAAACGATAACTGCAACTGCCCGGATTACCTTGATTATGATCCGAGCGGTATCGAAGTTCTTTCAGTGGCTTCGGTTGGTAGTGGCGATGTGAAGTCCAGTTTCTCCAATTACGGTGTCTGGGTGGATGTTTCGGCCTTTGGTGAATCTATCCTTTCGACCTACACCTATGGTGCTTCGCACACGAACACTGTCGCAACCCAGGGTGGCACCTCGATGGCATGCCCGATGGTGGCTGGTCTGGCGGGTCTCATTCGTTCGACAATGCCTTCGCTGACCAAATCTCAGGTGGACTCTCTGATCGAGAGTACGGCCGATGATATCTATGGAGTAAATCCGAGCTATGACCAGCTCCTTGGCTCCGGTCGTATCGATGCCTACAACGCCTTGGCCGATCTCGGCAATGCCAAATTCAGCGCTGATTACACTGAGGGTCAAGCTCCGCTAACCGTTAATTTCACCGACCTTTCTCCCAACTCACCGACTTCCTGGGAGTGGACTTTCAGCGATGGAGGCAGTTCGTACGATCAGAATCCGGTTCACACCTTCAACGATCCCGGCATCTATGATGTCTCGCTGGTTGTAGACGATGCTTCGCTCCTTGGTCCCGGTGAAGAACATCTGAAAAACTACGTCTGGGTAACGGCCGACACTGCTCATATGGACTCGATCGTGGCCGCCAAGGGTGAACATATCATGCTTCCGCTAAATCTGACCAACACGGTTCAGATCAAGGAAATCCAGCTCAATTTCGATATGACTAACTCCATGGGCATCACCTTTGATTCTTTCTCCGTGGTCGGAACACGAACGGAGTATTTCAATTATGTCCAGAAGAACGTTGAACTGAGCAATCAATACTACGGTATTCTCTTCCGCACGGATGCCACCGGAGCCGGTTCGAATTATCTCCAGCCGGGAAGCGGACCAATCGCGAATCTCTATTTCTATGTCAGTCCGAGCGCCTCGGCTGGCGTGCTGGAGATCGACACGCTCAAGCTGGGTTCCAAAGTTCCGCGTATGACCACGATCTGGGGTGACTACTACCCGGTCAATATCGCCGGTAAGATTGTCGTTCCGTCCTGCCTGCGCGGCGATATGAACTGCGACGGCGCCATAGCGATCGATGACCTTGTTTTCATGGTTGCCTACATGTTCAGCGGCGGCCCGGCCCCCGATCCGTTCTACGTGATCGACGTCAACGGCTCGGGCGGATTGCCGAACATCGAAGATCTGGTTTATCTGGTCGACTACATGTTTAATGGCGGACCACAGCCACCGGCGTGA
- a CDS encoding T9SS type A sorting domain-containing protein, with product MKKMLIVLLGLMVLSGVSAFGQSITLDQVVAETASPTSTDSLKTGQEVVFYIRFTNSTTEAISGTTNGFRFYSENGAEWSDVSGDTLGTLTKTMMDGGLFIDDTTRVTGNASDTVGFSTFKMFGSGMAVGFDDRVITLTIGPLDISNHGKTICLDSSYYPPSGLWKWATSVDYFPTWDGPHCYTIIDPLNISDRPGSGLPEAWSLGQNYPNPFNSSTQIQFDVKSRANVSLVVYNVLGQQVATLVDETMAAGSYTVDWDGYSDGGSSVSSGIYFYRLQTDNFVDTKKMVLMK from the coding sequence ATGAAGAAAATGCTAATTGTTTTACTTGGACTTATGGTCCTTTCCGGAGTTTCGGCGTTCGGTCAGAGTATCACCCTTGATCAGGTGGTTGCAGAAACAGCCAGCCCCACTTCGACCGACTCTCTCAAGACCGGTCAGGAAGTAGTTTTCTATATCAGGTTTACCAACAGTACTACTGAAGCCATCTCTGGAACAACCAACGGATTTCGCTTTTATTCTGAAAACGGCGCTGAATGGTCGGACGTGTCCGGGGATACACTTGGGACGCTGACGAAAACTATGATGGACGGCGGTCTGTTCATAGACGATACTACTCGTGTCACTGGCAACGCCTCCGACACGGTTGGTTTCAGTACTTTCAAAATGTTTGGATCAGGTATGGCCGTTGGCTTTGATGATAGAGTAATAACGTTGACGATTGGCCCATTGGATATCTCCAACCACGGAAAAACGATCTGTCTCGACTCAAGTTACTATCCGCCTTCGGGTCTCTGGAAATGGGCGACATCTGTTGACTATTTCCCGACATGGGATGGCCCGCATTGTTATACTATTATTGATCCGCTCAATATATCTGATCGCCCCGGCTCAGGTCTTCCGGAAGCCTGGTCACTTGGTCAGAACTACCCGAACCCGTTCAACTCTTCGACCCAGATTCAGTTCGACGTGAAATCTCGCGCCAACGTATCACTGGTCGTTTACAACGTTTTGGGACAGCAGGTCGCGACTCTGGTCGATGAGACCATGGCGGCCGGTTCCTACACGGTTGACTGGGACGGCTATTCCGACGGCGGCAGTTCGGTCTCTTCGGGCATTTATTTCTATCGCCTGCAGACCGACAACTTCGTTGACACCAAGAAAATGGTATTGATGAAGTAA